In Daphnia magna isolate NIES linkage group LG5, ASM2063170v1.1, whole genome shotgun sequence, a single genomic region encodes these proteins:
- the LOC116923402 gene encoding lipase 3 — translation MSKLLLSMFRYPLGLFVLLFWSPGHYCHQQLELDAIKTNSLIDSSALLLSLLLASNGSDALASNADSRFSRMEDPELDMTTPQLIAHRGYPVEIHEVTTSDGYILELHRIPYSRRVPSRFQRSKQFGNKYANRMSTRPVVFLQHGLLCSSSDWVLNPTDRGLAYMLADRGYDVWMGNARGNTYSKKHIFLKESDEAFWRFTWDEMGLYDIPATLEYILRTTGRQKLIYIGHSMGTTMFWVAMETHPELNDKIELMVGLAPVASVSRMKSPIRIFTPFIHEFQLMFEWFGTKAFLPSGPVLKLLSRLFCDQTKWEEDFCENIFFLLSGSDPANFNEEMVPLITTHTPAGTSTYTIFHYMQEYSTAERYTRMDWGTKQNMEEYGQPTPPPYNLTTVTAPVVLYWGENDWLASPKDVTWLAKRLTNLQGFYRVNMTAFNHLDFLWATHVDQLLYNHLLQLLPYSY, via the exons ATGTCGAAGCTGTTGCTTTCGATGTTCCGTTATCCCCTTggcttgtttgttttgctgttCTGGTCGCCCGGCCATTATTGCCATCAGCAACTGGAACTGGACGCTATCAAAACAAATTCGTTGATTGACAGCTCAGCTTTACTTCTTTCTCTGCTGCTGGCCAGCAATGGATCTGATGCATTGGCCAGTAACGCTGACAGTCGATTCAGCCGGATGGAGGATCCTGAACTCGACATGACTACG CCCCAGCTGATTGCTCACAGGGGATATCCAGTTGAAATTCACGAAGTGACAACAT CTGACGGGTATATCCTCGAGTTGCATCGAATTCCGTACAGCAGGCGAGTGCCAAGTCGCTTTCAACGTTCCAAACAGTTTGGCAATAAATATGCAAATCGGATGTCAACGAGGCCGGTCGTCTTCCTCCAGCACGGATTGCTTTGCTCCTCATCCGATTGGGTGCTCAACCCAACCGACAGGGGCTTAG CCTATATGCTGGCAGATCGAGGCTACG ATGTCTGGATGGGAAATGCTCGAGGCAACACCTATTCCAAGAAGCATATTTTCCTGAAGGAGAGCGACGAGGCCTTTTGGAGATTCAC GTGGGACGAGATGGGCCTTTACGACATTCCGGCGACATTGGAGTACATCCTCAGGACCACTGGCCGTCAGAAGCTGATCTACATCGGCCATTCGATGG GCACGACCATGTTCTGGGTAGCCATGGAAACGCATCCCGAACTGAACGACAAAATCGAACTGATG GTGGGATTGGCACCAGTGGCTTCCGTCTCTCGGATGAAGTCACCCATCAGAATATTCACTCCATTCATTCACGAATTCCAG tTGATGTTCGAGTGGTTTGGTACCAAGGCCTTCCTACCATCGGGACCTGTCCTGAAACTCTTGAGCAGACTTTTTTGCGATCAAACCAAATGGGAAGAGGATTTCTGcgaaaatattttctttctgctCTCCGGCTCGGATCCTGCCAATTTTAATGAG GAAATGGTGCCTCTCATTACGACCCACACTCCAGCGGGAACATCGACGTACACCATCTTTCATTACATGCAAGAATACTCTACGG ctGAAAGATACACTCGCATGGATTGGGGCACCAAACAAAACATGGAAGAGTACGGCCAGCCAACGCCCCCGCCTTATAACCTGACAACAGTGACCGCGCCCGTCGTCCTCTACTGGGGCGAAAATGACTGGTTGGCCAGTCcaaag GACGTGACGTGGCTAGCCAAAAGATTGACCAACCTGCAAGGCTTCTACCGGGTCAACATGACGGCCTTCAATCACTTGGACTTCCTCTGGGCAACGCATGTCGACCAACTGCTTTACAATCACCTCCTCCAACTCCTACCTTACTCCTATTGA
- the LOC116923403 gene encoding lipase 3 — MQVWNNNENGFRQMLRLSSMLGIVWWWCCLLVLASAALDAKSQNSSSAGESRMFGGFLFRRRTNQVPDTNEKNSNDIDVEQDEYPLDWSLDYDEAEDKTFHSDDVRLPLDPEAYMTSPEIITNRGYPLEIHHVTTGDGYILELHRIPPRHNGSPAWNGTAGRIHDYETTEGKGRPVFLQHGVFSSSACWLLNPSHRSLAFRLADLGYDVWMGNTRGNVYSRHHVELDPDEDPQFWQYSWDEIGYFDIPACIHYVLAVSGWDKLVYAGHSLGTGLFFIAMIRHPELNSKIHRMLALAPISSKHNLRSPFRLVSPIIARLAVVMDKMPTKAIFDQDMTLRSVQKRLCERNFFKASFCRDVLFLIAGANPDNFDLNLLPSVNAHLFQGTSIRVIAQFAQHYNTGKEIFQQYDFGKKGNLERYGTLEPSVYDMSKVTAPVYLYYGLNDLISTREDSEWAASQLGNVQGLFQVDDELFNHWDFLWSINVNELLYDHILPLFH, encoded by the exons ATGCAGGTTTGGAACAATAATGAAAACGGGTTTCGTCAGATGTTGCGCTTATCTTCCATGTTGGGCATCGTCTGGTGGTGGTGTTGTCTGCTAGTGTTGGCATCGGCCGCGCTGGATGCCAAGTCGCAAAACAGCAGCAGCGCCGGCGAAAGCCGAATGTTCGGAGGATTCTTGTTCCGGCGGAGAACGAACCAAGTGCCCGACACCAACGAGAAAAACAGCAACGACATCGACGTGGAGCAAGATGAATATCCGCTGGATTGGAGTCTTGACTACGACGAAGCGGAAGACAAAACTTTCCATTCGGACGATGTGAGGCTGCCGCTCGATCCGGAGGCTTACATGACTTCG CCAGAGATCATCACGAACCGCGGGTACCCGTTGGAAATTCATCACGTGACCACAG GTGACGGATACATACTGGAACTTCATCGCATCCCTCCTAGACATAACGGATCGCCGGCATGGAACGGAACCGCTGGCAGAATCCACGATTACGAGACGACCGAAGGAAAAGGACGGCCGGTGTTTTTGCAGCATGGCGTCTTTAGTTCTTCGGCTTGTTGGTTACTTAACCCAAGTCATCGATCTCTCG CGTTCCGGCTGGCTGATCTCGGTTACG ATGTCTGGATGGGAAACACGAGGGGAAATGTTTACTCCCGCCATCACGTCGAACTCGATCCTGACGAAGATCCCCAATTTTGGCAATATTC GTGGGACGAGATCGGCTATTTCGATATTCCGGCCTGCATCCATTACGTCCTGGCCGTCAGTGGTTGGGACAAACTGGTGTACGCTGGCCACTCGCTGGGGACGGGCCTGTTCTTCATCGCCATGATCCGGCACCCAGAACTCAATTCCAAAATTCACCGCATGTTGGCGTTGGCGCCCATTTCCAGCAAACACAATTTGCGCAGCCCATTCCGGCTAGTTTCTCCAATCATCGCCCGATTAGCC GTTGTGATGGATAAGATGCCAACGAAAGCCATTTTCGATCAAGACATGACGTTGCGATCGGTTCAAAAGAGATTGTGTGAGCGCAATTTCTTCAAAGCCTCATTTTGCCGTGATGTACTCTTCTTGATTGCTGGCGCCAATCCGGACAATTTCGATTTG AATCTACTGCCTTCGGTGAATGCTCATCTCTTTCAAGGCACTTCGATACGCGTCATAGCTCAATTCGCTCAGCATTATAATACAG gtAAGGAGATCTTCCAGCAGTACGACTTCGGCAAGAAGGGCAACTTGGAGCGTTACGGTACGCTGGAACCATCTGTTTACGATATGAGCAAAGTCACTGCACCCGTCTACCTCTATTACGGTCTGAACGACCTCATCTCAACGCGTGAA GACAGTGAATGGGCTGCCAGCCAGTTGGGCAACGTGCAGGGCCTCTTTCAGGTGGACGACGAATTGTTCAACCACTGGGACTTTCTTTGGTCCATCAACGTGAACGAATTGCTCTACGACCATATATTACCACTCTTCCATTAA
- the LOC116923404 gene encoding gastric triacylglycerol lipase, with protein MWSFYSSRAFVILVVIANVSATLPFGNRNGESVLSSGLGAGGRRNNPRLPVSPEAYMSSPEIIIYRGYPVELHTVLTEDGYLLGIHRIPYGRTAISRQKGPKRPVFLQHGLLNSDADWLINPTDRALAFILADRGYDVWLGNARGNAYSKRHVKLDVNEEEFWDFSWDEIGRYDIPACINYVLRKTGSRKLTYIGHSMGTAVFWVAMITNPELNNKIEVMMALAPAASVANVKSFVRLSAAFVDPIESFLRLIRTRAFLPNTGIHRRIREVFCERTLKEATLCRNLIFLIAGADPHNFNITALPVISGHNPSGTSVRTVSQFAKSFNLGQTFTRYDYGPQGNFEHYGQGVPPEYDLNLVTAPVYLFWGENDLLTTPEDVAWLASKLPNLKASIRVDYPLFNHWDFLWSVNVNELLYNRLLTLLPPPYYTETSHNIALPINVTRIARG; from the exons ATGTGGTCGTTCTATTCATCGAGAGCTTTCGTGATCTTAGTGGTGATTGCTAACGTTTCGGCAACTTTGCCGTTCGGTAATAGAAACGGTGAATCGGTTTTAAGCAGTGGATTGGGCGCAGGAGGAAGACGGAACAATCCTCGGCTTCCAGTTAGTCCGGAAGCTTACATGTCCAGT CCCGAAATCATTATTTATCGAGGATACCCCGTGGAACTGCACACAGTTTTGACCGAAGATGGATACTTGTTGG GCATCCATCGAATTCCGTACGGAAGGACGGCGATATCCCGACAAAAGGGACCCAAGCGACCCGTCTTTCTGCAGCACGGACTTCTTAATAGTGATGCTGATTGGCTTATCAATCCGACTGATAGAGCTTTGG CGTTTATACTGGCGGATCGCGGCTATG ATGTGTGGCTGGGCAACGCGCGAGGCAACGCTTATTCCAAGAGACACGTGAAGCTCGACGTCAACGAGGAGGAATTCTGGGACTTTTC GTGGGATGAGATTGGACGTTACGACATCCCGGCCTGCATAAATTACGTTCTGAGGAAGACCGGAAGCAGGAAATTGACGTACATTGGCCATTCAATGG GTACGGCAGTTTTCTGGGTAGCCATGATCACCAACCCCGAACTGAATAACAAAATAGAAGTCATGATGGCTCTTGCACCTGCCGCGTCTGTGGCCAATGTGAAAAGTTTCGTCCGTTTATCGGCCGCCTTCGTCGATCCAATTGAA AGTTTCCTCCGGCTTATACGGACGCGTGCATTTTTACCCAACACGGGAATCCATCGGCGAATCCGAGAGGTGTTTTGCGAGCGAACCCTCAAGGAGGCGACATTATGCCGTAATCTGATTTTCCTCATTGCCGGTGCCGATCCGCACAATTTCAACATT ACGGCCCTCCCAGTCATTTCGGGACACAATCCGTCTGGCACGTCTGTCAGGACAGTATCGCAGTTTGCCAAAAGCTTCAATTTGG gtCAAACGTTCACGAGATACGATTATGGACCTCAGGGTAATTTCGAACACTACG GACAAGGAGTACCTCCCGAATATGATTTGAATCTTGTCACGGCACCGGTCTACTTATTTTGGGGTGAAAACGATCTGTTAACAACTCCAGAA GACGTCGCTTGGTTGGCTTCAAAATTGCCCAACCTAAAGGCATCGATTCGTGTTGACTATCCTTTATTTAATCACTGGGACTTTCTCTGGTCGGTGAACGTCAACGAGCTCTTATACAATCGTCTTCTCACCTTGTTGCCTCCGCCCTATTACACGGAGACTAGTCATAATATAGCACTGCCAATAAATGTGACTAGGATTGCCAGAGGGTAA